A genome region from Bemisia tabaci chromosome 3, PGI_BMITA_v3 includes the following:
- the LOC109031113 gene encoding protein regulator of cytokinesis 1 isoform X5: protein MSANISLMEEDSADLLGHKMYHQLKPQRQKLRSLWHELYGTDPVIETTRQDAVMKHVTDLFTKMIEEEEENKEETIERVESLLKEQATLERELHIEIKANVNDKAPLCEIEANLHSALESYRCIKTERLAILQNYVTKEKQICKRLGTTPQIIDYIGVPSEDELLNFQKHLTDLEQKVAEREQIFVEKKHEILDLYSRLEAKATLSFELAVTRENEKTFKLTDNNLEKLEELLVSLRSQEDRAKAEAEELVSKLSLIWERLHESNEYREQCLITHSGYGKSAINGLKQELKRCEELKRKHIQHFIQEVRREIESWWYRLHYAENQKNMFEAYFSQDFSEELLELHELEVSKLRQYYEKNCALYQLIDERNKLWDKMNELNDKSKNTDRLFKNRGGQLLKEEKERKQIARDLPKIEKELKKLLCEYETANGSPFLFDGVSFLELMEDQWKENSACKEAQKIARKVANSTIAPSPLVDRKRKVNTPATSQSNISKRPRNEATPSKTPNRVKIRRMQNTPSTTKARNPASSTEARPPIKALFTESLEHHRD from the exons atGAGTGCAAATATTTCATTGATGGAAGAAGATAG TGCTGATCTTCTGGGTCACAAGATGTATCATCAACTGAAGCCCCAAAGACAGAAATTACGAAGTCTGTGGCACGAATTATATGGCACCGATCCCGTGATCGAAACTACCCGGCAGGATGCAGTCATGAAACACGTAACT gacctgtttacaaaaatgattgaagaagaggaagaaaacaagGAAGAAACCATTGAACGGGTTGAAAGTTTGTTGAAGGAGCAAGCAACCTTGGAACGG GAGCTCCATATTGAAATCAAAGCTAACGTCAATGATAAGGCACCTCTCTGCGAAATAGAGGCAAATCTTCACAGTGCCCTAGAGTCTTATCGGTGTATCAAAACTGAGCGTCtggcaatattgcaaaattatgTAACGAAG GAGAAACAGATTTGTAAACGATTAGGAACCACTCCACAAATTATCGATTATATAGGTGTGCCTTCAGAGGatgaattattgaattttcagaaGCATTTGACTGATCTTGAACAGAAAGTG GCCGAGCGAGAGcagatttttgtggaaaaaaaacatgagaTCCTGGATCTTTACAGTAGATTAGAAGCCAAAGCAACTCTCAGTTTTGAACTAGCTGTCACTcgcgaaaatgaaaaaacgtTTAAACTTACAGATAACAACTTGGAAAAACTTGAG GAATTACTTGTGTCATTACGAAGCCAAGAGGATCGAGCCAAAGCAGAAGCTGAGGAACTCGTGAGTAAGTTGAGCCTAATTTGGGAGAGGCTTCATGAAAGCAATGAATACAGAGAGCAATGTCTCATTACGCACTCTGGCTATGGAAAATCAGCCATCAACGGG CTTAAGCAAGAGCTCAAACGCTGTGAAGAACTTAAACGTAAACACATTCAGCATTTTATCCAAGAAGTTCGCCGTGAAATTGAAAGTTGGTGGTATAGACTCCACTATGCTGAAAACCAAAAGAACATGTTTGAAGCTTATTTCTCCCAGGACTTCAGCGAAGAATTACTGGAGTTGCATGAGCTAGAAGTCAGCAAATTAAGACAATATTATGAAAAGAACTG tGCTTTATACCAGTTGATCGATGAAAGGAACAAACTCTGGGACAAAATGAACGAGTTGAATGACAAAAGCAAGAATACAGATCGTCTATTCAAGAACAGAGGTGGGCAGCTtctgaaggaagaaaaagaacgCAAGCAAATTGCAAGA GATCTCCCGAAGATAGAGAAAGAGCTTAAAAAACTATTATGTGAGTATGAGACAGCGAACGGATCACCCTTTCTCTTTGATGGTGTCTCATTCTTGGAATTAATGGAAGATCAATGGAAGGAAAATAGTGCCTGCAAAGAAGCTCAAAAAATAGCCCGA AAAGTGGCCAATTCAACAATAGCTCCAAGTCCATTAGTTGATAGGAAGAGGAAGGTAAATACCCCTGCCACCTCACAAAGCAATATTTCAAAACGACCAAGGAATGAAGCAACCCCTTCCAAGACTCCAAACCGTGTGAAAATACGGAGAATGCAGAACACACCCAGCACCACCAAG